TGTTACTATCGGGAATATAGGGTTCCTGCCTTTTAAATAGGCATAATTCTGTCCATAGTTCTGTCTTCCGTCTGTAACCATAACGATTGAAACGTTACCTTCCTCATTTAATGCCTCCAGATCGGTAATAGCTTTGTGTATATTGGTTTGCCCCTCCTTGAAATTCCATAAGGAATCCGCCGTCAACCCCTCTCCAAAGAGAAAGGTAGAAACCTCAAAACGATTTTTGAGGTCGGCATCTTCATACAGGTTGTTGCTAAACTTTTTAAGTTGTTCATCAACTTTGGGCCGGTTCATCGAAGCTGAATTATCAATAGCAAGAAAAAGCTTAGGTTTTTCTATTTTCCTGATACTTTTTTCAACTCCTGGATTAATGAGCAACAGCATTGCAGCCAAAATAGCGACAAACCTTAAGGCTGCCATAACCCATAGTTTACGCTTGGTATTATTATTGAAAAAATACTGATAAAAAACAATCAAGGCAGACAAAATAAGGGCTAGAACACTTAAGATGATGCTTGTAAAATTCATAGTTTTTTATTGATGACAAAACTAGTTCGTTGGTTAAGTAAAGATACTTTTATTTTAGTCGATAAATAAAACAAAAAAGCAAACCTTTAAAAAGGTTTGCTTTGTGTTTTCATGCATCGATTTTCTAAGTGAGCATTCCTCCATCAACATTGAGGGTCTGACCTGTCACATATGAAGACATCTCTGATGCCAAAAATACACAGGCATTTGCTACATCTTCAGGAGAACCTCCTCTTTTTAAAGGGATAGCGTTCCTCCACTCATCAACCGTTTTCTGATCCAATTTAGCTGTCATTTCGGTTTCAATAAAACCAGGAGCTATTGAATTACATCGTATATTTCTCGATCCGAGTTCCAAAGCCACTGACTTTGTAAAACCAAGGATACCGGCTTTGGAGGCTGCGTAATTTGTTTGACCCGCATTTCCTTTAACACCCACTACTGAACTCATATTGATAATAGAGCCTTCTCTTTGCTTCATCATCGGACGAATAACTGCTTTTGTCAAATTAAAGACTGATTTCAAATTAACTTCAATTACCTTATCGAAATCTTCCTCCGATATACGCATCAAAAGATTGTCCTTAGTGATTCCCGCATTATTTATTAATACCTGCAAACTTCCAAAATCATTCAGGACCTCCTTTACAAGTTCCTGAGCCGCATCAAAATCTGCCGCATTTGATTGATATCCTTTCGCTTTTACGCCATAAGATTCCAGTTCCTTTTCAAGTTCCTTAGCTGCTTCCACTGAAGCATTGAAGGTAAATGCCACATTGGCCCCCTGTTTTGCGAACTCAACAGCAATCCCTTTTCCTATTCCACGAGAAGCCCCTGTGATCAAGGCAGTTTTATCTTTAAGTAATGTCATAATTTATTTTGTGAATTTTCAAAATCAAAGATAATAATTTGTGCCTGAGAATAACAAGCAATCAAAAAAAGAAAATCCCCGTACAATACAGGGATTTTAAAACACTATAAAGAAGTTCTATTGTTTTACCTCTGTTTCCTTGTAGTTAAATAAATAATCAATATCCATTTCATGCACTTTACCTAACTTTTTCAATGCTTGCATATCGAGGTCTTTCTTGTTTCCAATTACAGATACCGAATAATTCTGACCTTTGATATTTGACGTGAAAAAATTACTCAGATCAGCCATGGTCATTTCCTCAATCTCCTTATACATCTTCTCTCTAATGTCATAGTCCAGTCCCCTTTTTTTCAATCCTTCATAATTCCAAAAAATATTTGATTTTGTTATTCTTTGGGAAGCAATTTGTTTTAAAGCTGATTGTTTTGCAGTAATAAACTGCTGCTCCGCCTCGGGCATATTATTTAATAAATTCAACATGGCCTCCACCGCTTCTGGCACTTTATTGGCCTGAGTACCGATATATGCAAACGTTCTATCATAGTTTTCCTTTTTTGAAGACGGTAAATAACCCGCTGCCGCGGCATATGCGAGACCCTTTGACTCCCTGATTTCCTGAAGAACTACCGAGGAAAAACCCTGGCCAAAATAGGAATTAAACACAGTGGCTAAAGCCATTTTATTTACATCAAACTGCTCTCCTTTTGCAATAAAGTACATCTCTGCCTGCACCATATCAAAATCCGTAAAATAAACATTTTTTCCCGTGTCCAGCTGTTTATACTCCTTGGCAGGTGGATAGTCTTTTAAGGATTTTGATACCTTATGATGTTGATTTAATGCTGATTTCGCTGCCTGAACATCCTTCCCATAATAGAAAATTCGATGTTTAAAATTATTTAGGTCAGTAATAATTGTGACTAACTCTGAAACATCCATATTTTTTAGTTCATGGGCCGTATAAATGTTTCTCAATCTTGAGTCTTCACCATACTGAGCAAAACTGTTTAAACCATTTTGTAAAATATTGCCTTTTCTGGTCTTTCCATCTTCACGTGATTTAAGTATTCTCTCAACATAAAGATCATAAGCTTCTTGATCAGCAACAACATGCTTCATCAAATGTTCCAGCAATTCAAGCCCTGGTTCCAAATTTTCCTGGAGTCCTGAGATGCCAACGTAAGAACGATCGCTTCCCGCGCTGACACTATAATTGATCCCAAGTTTGTAAAATTCTTTTTTCAGATCCTCGGGACTGTATTTATCTGTACCTAAAAATTCCAGGTATCCAACAGCAAGCGAAAGTTTTTTATCATTATCCTTTCCCATATCGAAAATGACATTCAAACTGAAAAGGTCATTATTAGGATTCTTAATATTGGAAATTTCCAATCCGCTTTCCAATTGACCTACCTGAATTTCCTTTTTATAATCAACAAATACAGGCTGTAAATCAGTAGATTCAATTTTAACAAACTCTTTTAAATATTCAGACTCTGCTCCTCTGTTGATCTGAATTGGGGTAATCCCCGGGTTTTCTACTTTTGCGATATTTCTATCCTCACCTTGTTTTTTGTAGACGACAACATAATTATTACCAAAAAATTCATTGGCAAATGCGACAAGTTCAGCTTTACTAATTTTCTTTAAATCATCTAAAAACTGAATCTTGTTATTCCATTGTTCACCATGTATAAATGCATTATAATACATAGATGCCAGGGCTGTTGAATTTTCATAACGGCGGGTTTCACTGAGTTTTAAATCATTAACAACGGCATCAATCATCCAGTCTTCAAAATCACCGGACTTAATTAATTCAACTTGACTTAACATCAAATCTTTAACTTCATCCAAAGTCTGTCCTGCCTTTGGTGTACCACTGAAGGTCAAAGTTCCGTAATCATTTTGAAAAAACGGTGATGATGTCGCATTCTGAACCAACTGTTTTTGATTCAAATTTAGGTCCATTAACCCGGCGCTGCTGTTCGCAAGAATCATGTCGATCAAGGTTATGTATTTTTGATCCTGAGATCCAATTCCTCCCGTTCGAAAAGAAACTGTTACACTTTCATTGTTGGGCCCAAATACTTCCCTCATAACAATACCATCAAGAGGTTCCTCTTTTGGAAGTACAGGATGCTTAAGTTCTTTAAATTTAAACTTTCCAAAGGTTGAATCAATAAGCGCTATGGTTTTATCGAAATCCAGGTCGCCAACTAAAACAACTGCCATGTTATTTGGCACATAATAAGTGTCAAAATAATTCTTAATGGCCACCATTGAAGGATTCTTAAGATGATCACTTGTTCCTATTGTGGTTTGTTGACCATAGGGGTGTGTAGGAAATAAGGCTTCCATCTGAGCATAATATGCCTTTCTCCCATCATTATCCTGGGTTCTGTTGAATTCTTCGTAAACTGCCTCTAGTTCTGTATGAAACAATCGCAACACCAATTTTCCAAACCGTTCACTTTCCAATGATGCCCATTTTTCCAATTCATTGGCTGGTATTTTATTTTTATA
This DNA window, taken from Lutimonas zeaxanthinifaciens, encodes the following:
- the fabG gene encoding 3-oxoacyl-[acyl-carrier-protein] reductase — its product is MTLLKDKTALITGASRGIGKGIAVEFAKQGANVAFTFNASVEAAKELEKELESYGVKAKGYQSNAADFDAAQELVKEVLNDFGSLQVLINNAGITKDNLLMRISEEDFDKVIEVNLKSVFNLTKAVIRPMMKQREGSIINMSSVVGVKGNAGQTNYAASKAGILGFTKSVALELGSRNIRCNSIAPGFIETEMTAKLDQKTVDEWRNAIPLKRGGSPEDVANACVFLASEMSSYVTGQTLNVDGGMLT
- a CDS encoding M16 family metallopeptidase gives rise to the protein MKKLHFLFYAFLLVGSLACKKADGITDYKVQSQTDPNGYKYESVSNDPTGLRLYTLDNGLKVYLSQNKDEPTIQTYIPVKAGSNYDPKDNTGLAHYLEHMVFKGTDKIATLNWEEEEKLIARISDLYEKHKIESDPDKKMAIYREIDSVSYIASGYAIANEYDKMVSLLGASGTNAHTWYEETVYKNKIPANELEKWASLESERFGKLVLRLFHTELEAVYEEFNRTQDNDGRKAYYAQMEALFPTHPYGQQTTIGTSDHLKNPSMVAIKNYFDTYYVPNNMAVVLVGDLDFDKTIALIDSTFGKFKFKELKHPVLPKEEPLDGIVMREVFGPNNESVTVSFRTGGIGSQDQKYITLIDMILANSSAGLMDLNLNQKQLVQNATSSPFFQNDYGTLTFSGTPKAGQTLDEVKDLMLSQVELIKSGDFEDWMIDAVVNDLKLSETRRYENSTALASMYYNAFIHGEQWNNKIQFLDDLKKISKAELVAFANEFFGNNYVVVYKKQGEDRNIAKVENPGITPIQINRGAESEYLKEFVKIESTDLQPVFVDYKKEIQVGQLESGLEISNIKNPNNDLFSLNVIFDMGKDNDKKLSLAVGYLEFLGTDKYSPEDLKKEFYKLGINYSVSAGSDRSYVGISGLQENLEPGLELLEHLMKHVVADQEAYDLYVERILKSREDGKTRKGNILQNGLNSFAQYGEDSRLRNIYTAHELKNMDVSELVTIITDLNNFKHRIFYYGKDVQAAKSALNQHHKVSKSLKDYPPAKEYKQLDTGKNVYFTDFDMVQAEMYFIAKGEQFDVNKMALATVFNSYFGQGFSSVVLQEIRESKGLAYAAAAGYLPSSKKENYDRTFAYIGTQANKVPEAVEAMLNLLNNMPEAEQQFITAKQSALKQIASQRITKSNIFWNYEGLKKRGLDYDIREKMYKEIEEMTMADLSNFFTSNIKGQNYSVSVIGNKKDLDMQALKKLGKVHEMDIDYLFNYKETEVKQ